In Cytobacillus oceanisediminis, the following proteins share a genomic window:
- a CDS encoding cupin domain-containing protein, protein MDVLNIENIQTDSNAAVPLKTVFSQKALTGDLKVGTVVIPPGKRVPLTGVSNHKENEYSIIVKGSIVTETKGRTYRVSSGDATFIPAGQEHIAYNDSDEDCEIVWVLVG, encoded by the coding sequence GTGGATGTACTAAATATAGAGAATATCCAGACTGATTCGAATGCCGCAGTTCCTCTTAAAACAGTATTCTCACAAAAAGCATTAACTGGAGACTTGAAAGTTGGTACGGTTGTCATTCCACCAGGAAAGCGAGTCCCTTTAACAGGAGTTTCTAATCATAAAGAAAATGAATATTCGATTATAGTAAAAGGTTCAATTGTAACAGAAACGAAGGGAAGAACTTATCGGGTTTCAAGCGGAGATGCAACCTTTATTCCTGCAGGGCAAGAACATATTGCCTACAATGACAGTGATGAGGATTGTGAAATTGTGTGGGTATTGGTTGGTTAA